In one window of Sandaracinaceae bacterium DNA:
- a CDS encoding TetR/AcrR family transcriptional regulator codes for MAKHLPDPRGRILDAALVLFARFGVEGTTLSDLAQRARLAKTTLYHHFPDGKGMIFKVAVEGMLSTHWGAFESTVREQPDPVSQLACYARLRLHTFDREMARWGLTQETWESMKPAVNVAMQPYYARELALLTDVVSAGIADGQLRAGHPATIAGILQAAFRGLTLDGRLDTTAREREAELTELAEFVAGGLLAPSARTRWRKAMGAPGS; via the coding sequence ATGGCCAAGCACCTCCCGGACCCTCGCGGCCGCATCCTGGACGCCGCGCTCGTGCTCTTCGCCCGCTTCGGCGTGGAGGGCACCACCCTGAGCGATCTGGCCCAGCGCGCGCGGCTGGCGAAGACCACGCTCTACCACCACTTCCCGGACGGCAAGGGGATGATCTTCAAGGTCGCGGTGGAGGGCATGCTCAGCACGCACTGGGGGGCCTTCGAGAGCACGGTGCGCGAGCAGCCCGACCCGGTCAGCCAGCTGGCCTGCTACGCGCGCCTGCGGCTGCACACCTTCGACCGCGAGATGGCGCGCTGGGGGCTCACGCAAGAGACCTGGGAGTCCATGAAGCCCGCCGTCAACGTGGCCATGCAGCCCTACTACGCGCGCGAGCTGGCCCTGCTGACCGACGTGGTCAGCGCCGGCATCGCCGACGGGCAGCTGCGCGCCGGACACCCGGCGACCATCGCCGGCATCCTGCAGGCCGCCTTCCGCGGCCTCACCTTGGACGGCCGCCTCGACACGACCGCACGCGAGCGCGAGGCCGAGCTGACCGAGCTGGCCGAGTTCGTGGCAGGTGGGCTGCTGGCTCCGAGTGCGCGGACGCGGTGGCGCAAGGCCATGGGGGCTCCGGGATCGTAG